Proteins encoded in a region of the Podarcis muralis chromosome 2, rPodMur119.hap1.1, whole genome shotgun sequence genome:
- the LOC144326633 gene encoding uncharacterized protein LOC144326633: protein MKGTDPANLARMEGGRWTVDLVRLSPASLPTTSERSLPGTSERSDGDKLEGKNKGEHNRIHIAEKSDKYSECGEKIRQSSQSTSHQRKSFVQRNSLTSHERTQSREKSYQCLECGKSFNRKDSLTSHQRIHKGEKPYQCLECEKSFNRKDSLTSHQRIHTGEKPYQCLECGKSFNRKDYLTSHHKIHTGEKPYQCLECGKRFTQEGNLTSHHRVHTGEKPYQCLECGKSFRRSGHLTSHQRIHTGEKPYQCLECGKSFSQSAALSSHHKIHTGEKPYQCLECGKRFTQEGNLTSHHRVHTGEKPYQCLECGKSFRRSGHLTSHQRIHTGEKPYQCLECGKSFSQSAALSSHHRIHTGEKPYQCLECGKSFSQSATLSSHHRIHTGEKPYQCFECGKSFSKWVNLTSHQRIHTGEKPYQCFECGKGFCLSGHLTSHQRLHTGEKPYHCLECGKSFCLSGHLTSHQRLHTGEKPYQCFECGKSFRLSGELTSHHRIHTGEKPYQCFECGKSFCLSGELTSHHRIHTGEKPYMCFDCGRSFRDSHKLTSHQRIHTGEKPYQCLECGKSFSQSAALSSHHRIHTGEKPYQCLECGKSFSLRQNLTSHQRIHTGEKPFQCLECGKNFSQRSSLISHQRIHTREETV from the coding sequence atggtgataaATTAGAAGGGAAGAACAAGGGGGAGCACAACAGAATCCACATAGCGGAGAAGTCAGATAAATATTCAGAGTGTGGAGAGAAGATCCGTCAGAGCTCCCAGtccacctcccatcaaagaaAGAGCTTTGTTCAAAGGAATAGCCTCACTTCACACGAAAGAACACAGAGTAGGGAGAAAtcgtatcagtgcttggagtgtggaaagagcttcaatcggaaggatagtctcacttcccatcaaagaattcataaaggagagaaaccctatcagtgcttggagtgtgaaaagagcttcaatcggaaggatagtctcacttcccaccaaagaattcatacaggggagaaaccgtatcagtgcttggaatgtggaaagagcttcaatcggaaggattacctcacttcccatcacaaaattcatacaggggagaaaccctatcagtgcttggaatgtgggaagcgcTTCACTCAGGAGgggaatctcacttcccatcacagagttcatacaggggagaaaccctatcagtgcttggaatgtggaaagagctttcgtcggAGTGGTCATctgacttcccatcaaagaattcacacaggggagaaaccctatcagtgcttggaatgcggaaagagcttcagtcaaagtgccGCACTCTCTTCCCATcacaaaattcatacaggggagaaaccctatcagtgcttggaatgtgggaagcgcTTCACTCAGGAGgggaatctcacttcccatcacagagttcatacaggggagaaaccctatcagtgcttggaatgtggaaagagctttcgtcggAGTGGTCATctgacttcccatcaaagaattcacacaggggagaaaccctatcagtgcttggaatgcggaaagagcttcagtcaaagtgccGCACtctcttcccatcacagaattcataccggggagaaaccctatcagtgcttggaatgcggaaagagcttcagtcaaagtgccACACtctcttcccatcacagaattcatacaggggagaaaccctatcagtgcttcgaatgtggaaagagcttcagtaagtgGGTgaatctcacttctcatcaaagaattcatacaggggagaaaccctatcagtgcttcgaatgtggaaaagGTTTTTGTCTGAGTGGTCATCTGACTTCCCATCAAAGacttcatacaggagagaaaccgtatcactgcttggaatgtggaaagagcttttgtcTGAGTGGTCATCTGACTTCCCATCAAAGacttcacacaggggaaaaaccctatcagtgctttgaatgtgggaagagctttcgTCTGAGTGgtgaactcacttcccatcacagaattcatacaggggagaaaccctatcagtgcttcgaatgtggaaagagcttttgtcTGAGTGgtgaactcacttcccatcacagaattcatacaggggagaaaccctatatgTGCTTCGATTGTGGGAGAAGCTTCCGGGACAGCCacaagctcacttcccatcaaagaattcatacaggggagaaaccctatcagtgcttggaatgcggaaagagcttcagtcaaagtgccGCACtctcttcccatcacagaattcatacaggggagaaaccctatcagtgcttggaatgtggaaagagcttcagtctcaggcagaatctcacttcccatcaaagaattcatacaggggagaaaccctttcagtgcttggaatgtggaaagaacttcagtcaacGCAGctctctcatttcccatcaaagaattcatacaagagAGGAAACGGtttag